A DNA window from Gigantopelta aegis isolate Gae_Host chromosome 4, Gae_host_genome, whole genome shotgun sequence contains the following coding sequences:
- the LOC121371535 gene encoding McKusick-Kaufman/Bardet-Biedl syndromes putative chaperonin-like, giving the protein MSRLLSKNIGGPATLHIHHLDDAKTRTCLTQFRDLVGSCRGPSGKIKMIQNKVGGHLTLTSTSSRLLAAMSFSHPVLQMVVGSTQNHLANFKDGGLLLCHFCLLLLESSLDKTWNRRHVVAVYENCLSKMEEYLSSSDCVCRFEVSISSIDEMMSFLHCILSSKPLCCLGDAGLDHLSKTILRSFLHSIPESTQRIYFSDRIYIQCMSNNVLLDSKFEKGILMICPELSSIFEQNIEVKKTVDYVGVEKIKVALVNVSMSGDAEELMDVHYEADRDVDVNESMLSAILNTCEGLVQRGVGMVLSQKVIHPRIKAYLRSCGVFFLDRIGALLMPYLRDVTGATPLSSVVIPDFGSSSFGWLDDAVHCVLSGKSYLHLTNTDSPVVSLVLCSPLEEACSELQCLCSSALLSLKRLVHSGSVLCGGGCWQTHLAAVLRSQMDDISNIMNLPTLQLTNIVENFARCLEKSATSLNHDQEMHMVDKSQGHLWKTTYGTFDQNSPTKNPVMKCSCSLLSTHQSDDLRLLGDKVSEKSDCDSTCTSNLNIGKNPQIVDSLAVALSAVQTAVYTANSILMTHQYIQDEG; this is encoded by the exons ATGTCACGCCTTTTATCCAAAAATATTGGTGGACCAGCAACGCTTCACATTCACCACCTGGATGATGCCAAAACAAGAACCTGTCTGACCCAGTTCCGGGACCTCGTCGGCTCTTGTCGAGGTCCCAGTGGGAAGATCAAAATGATCCAGAATAAAGTGGGTGGTCACCTGACTCTCACCTCGACATCATCCAGGCTTCTTGCAGCGATGTCCTTCTCTCATCCAGTTCTTCAAATGGTTGTTGGTAGCACTCAGAATCACTTGGCCAATTTTAAAGATGGTGGATTGTTACTTTGtcatttttgtcttcttttgcTAGAGAGTTCTCTTGATAAGACTTGGAATAGGCGTCATGTTGTTGCAGTTTATGAAAACTGCTTGTCAAAGATGGAAGAGTATTTGAGTTCTTCAGACTGTGTCTGTCGGTTTGAAGTCAGTATTTCAAGCATAGATGAGATGATGTCATTCTTGCATTGCATACTGAGTTCAAAACCACTGTGTTGTTTAGGTGATGCTGGACTTGATCATTTGTCCAAGACGATACTTAGATCATTCTTACACTCAATACCGGAGAGTacacaaagaatatatttttccgATAGAATATATATTCAGTGCATGtcaaacaatgttttacttGATTCCAAATTTGAAAAAGGAATCTTGATGATTTGTCCAGAGTTATCTTCTATTTTTGAACAGAATATTGAAGTGAAAAAAACGGTTGATTATGTTGGGGTTGAAAAAATTAAAGTAGCGTTGGTGAATGTCTCAATGTCTGGTGATGCGGAGGAGTTGATGGATGTTCACTACGAAGCTGACAGAGATGTGGATGTAAATGAAAGCATGCTATCTGCAATCCTGAACACCTGCGAAGGGTTGGTGCAACGTGGCGTTGGAATGGTGCTGTCGCAGAAGGTCATTCATCCGAGAATAAAAGCATATCTTCGATCCTGTGGTGTTTTCTTTCTAGATAGAATTGGAGCACTTCTGATGCCTTACCTGAGGGATGTTACAG GTGCCACTCCACTGAGCTCAGTTGTTATTCCTGACTTTGGGTCTAGTTCATTTGGCTGGCTGGATGATGCAGTTCACTGTGTTCTCAGCGGTAAGAGTTATCTCCACCTCACAAATACAGACAGTCCTGTGGTGTCGTTGGTTCTTTGCAGTCCACTGGAGGAAGCATGCAGTGAGCTTCAG TGTCTGTGTTCATCTGCTCTGCTATCTCTAAAGAGACTTGTACACAGTGGTTCAGTGCTGTGTGGTGGGGGATGTTGGCAGACACACCTTGCAGCTGTTCTACGATCACAG ATGGATGACATATCAAACATAATGAACTTGCCGACTCTGCAGCTCACAAATATTGTAGAAAACTTTGCCAGATGCTTGGAAAAATCTGCCACTTCTCTCAACCATGACCAAGAAATGCATATGGTGGACAAAAGTCAAGGTCATCTGTGGAAGACAACTTATGGAACATTTGATCAAAAttcaccaacaaaaaaccctgtTATGAAGTGTTCATGTAGTCTGTTGTCAACACACCAATCTGATGACCTCAGACTCTTGGGTGATAAAGTGTCTGAAAAATCTGATTGTGACTCCACCTGTACATCAAATCTAAACATAGGCAAAAATCCACAAATAGTTGATAGTTTGGCTGTGGCTTTGAGTGCTGTGCAGACAGCTGTTTATACTGCTAACAGTATTTTGATGACACATCAGTACATCCAGGATGAAGGTTAA